A part of Alkalinema sp. FACHB-956 genomic DNA contains:
- the hisH gene encoding imidazole glycerol phosphate synthase subunit HisH, producing MATIAVIDYDAGNLHSACKGLEAAGASPQVTDAVADLEKADAIVLPGVGSWDPTVQGIRSRGLEAPIKRAIAAGKPFLGICMGLQVLFDASEEGQEPGLGIVPGTVRRFRPEPGITIPHMGWNRLTLNQPDCPLWQGIPEQSWMYFVHSYYVDPVNPQVRSATITHGTQTVTAAIATGNLMAVQFHPEKSSDAGMHLLANFVQWVNARQAVAV from the coding sequence ATGGCCACCATTGCCGTAATCGACTACGACGCAGGAAATCTCCACTCTGCCTGCAAAGGATTGGAAGCGGCGGGGGCCTCTCCCCAGGTGACGGATGCCGTGGCTGACCTCGAAAAAGCCGATGCGATCGTCCTGCCGGGGGTGGGGTCTTGGGATCCGACGGTGCAGGGCATTCGATCGCGGGGTTTAGAAGCACCGATTAAGCGGGCGATCGCGGCAGGTAAGCCATTCCTAGGCATTTGCATGGGATTGCAAGTTTTATTTGACGCCAGCGAAGAGGGCCAGGAACCCGGTTTAGGCATCGTGCCCGGTACCGTGCGGCGCTTTCGGCCAGAACCCGGTATCACCATTCCCCACATGGGCTGGAATCGGTTGACCCTGAACCAACCGGATTGCCCCCTGTGGCAGGGCATTCCCGAACAGTCGTGGATGTACTTTGTCCATTCCTATTATGTGGATCCAGTTAACCCACAGGTGCGATCGGCCACCATCACCCACGGCACGCAAACGGTGACCGCCGCGATCGCCACGGGCAACCTGATGGCGGTGCAGTTCCACCCCGAAAAATCCTCCGATGCGGGAATGCATCTCCTGGCCAATTTTGTCCAATGGGTGAATGCGAGACAGGCCGTTGCGGTCTAG